One genomic window of Pseudomonas chlororaphis subsp. piscium includes the following:
- a CDS encoding beta-ketoacyl-ACP synthase III, with protein MHNVVISGTGLYTPANSISNEELVESFNTYVHQFNADNAQAIERGEVQALTESSAAFIEKASGIKSRFVMDKDGILDPQRMTPRLPERSNDEWSVLCQMAIGAAEQALQRAGKTAADIDGVIVACSNLQRAYPAIAIEVQEALGIAGFGFDMNVACSSATFGIQAACNSVQLGQARAILMVNPEICTGHLNFRDRDSHFIFGDAATAVIIERADLATSPYQFDIISTKLLTKFSNNIRNNFGFLNRAAEEGIGAPDKLFVQEGRKVFRDVCPMVAELIAEHLQENQLNVSDVKRFWLHQANLSMNHLIVRKLLGREATEEEAPVILDTYANTSSAGSVIAFHKNQDDLSSGSLAILSSFGAGYSIGSVLLRKR; from the coding sequence GTGCATAACGTCGTCATCAGCGGCACTGGCCTGTACACCCCGGCCAACAGCATTTCCAACGAAGAGCTGGTGGAGTCTTTCAACACCTACGTGCATCAGTTCAACGCCGACAACGCGCAAGCGATCGAGCGCGGCGAGGTTCAGGCCCTGACCGAATCCAGCGCGGCCTTCATCGAAAAGGCCTCCGGCATCAAAAGCCGGTTTGTCATGGACAAGGACGGCATCCTCGATCCGCAGCGCATGACCCCGCGCCTGCCCGAGCGTTCCAATGACGAATGGTCGGTACTCTGCCAGATGGCCATCGGCGCCGCCGAGCAGGCCCTGCAACGCGCCGGCAAGACCGCCGCGGACATCGACGGGGTGATAGTCGCCTGCTCCAACCTGCAGCGCGCCTACCCGGCCATCGCCATCGAAGTCCAGGAAGCCCTGGGCATCGCTGGTTTCGGTTTCGACATGAACGTGGCCTGCTCCTCGGCCACCTTCGGCATCCAGGCCGCCTGCAACAGCGTGCAACTGGGCCAGGCCCGGGCGATCCTGATGGTCAACCCGGAAATCTGCACCGGCCACCTGAACTTCCGTGACCGCGACAGCCACTTCATCTTCGGCGACGCGGCCACCGCGGTGATCATCGAGCGGGCTGACCTGGCCACTTCGCCGTACCAGTTCGACATCATCAGCACCAAGCTGCTGACCAAGTTCTCCAACAACATCCGCAACAACTTCGGCTTCCTCAACCGCGCCGCGGAAGAGGGCATCGGCGCGCCGGACAAACTCTTCGTGCAGGAGGGCCGCAAGGTGTTCCGCGACGTCTGCCCGATGGTGGCGGAACTGATCGCCGAGCATCTGCAGGAAAACCAGCTGAACGTCAGCGACGTGAAGCGTTTCTGGCTGCACCAGGCCAACCTCAGCATGAACCACCTGATCGTCAGGAAGCTGCTGGGCCGCGAAGCCACCGAAGAGGAAGCACCGGTGATTCTCGACACCTACGCCAACACCAGTTCGGCCGGTTCGGTGATCGCTTTCCACAAGAACCAGGATGACCTGAGCAGCGGCTCGCTGGCGATACTCAGCTCGTTCGGCGCCGGTTATTCGATTGGCAGTGTGCTTCTGCGCAAGCGTTGA
- a CDS encoding RNA polymerase sigma factor, producing MSAADDTQLLERLLAGEQKAYKELVGTYQSAMRAVAYAIVGQRHADEVVQDAWLSVVRNLAGFQGRSSLKTWLLTITANSAKSRYKQNRREVLLDDLPAPHGTIGDERFSSSDGHWLVAPFAWHADTPEALLTEAELRECLEHTLLSLSELQGSVLTLRERQGLELEEICNLLDISLSNVRVLLHRARLKIFATVEHFEETGQC from the coding sequence ATGTCCGCAGCTGACGACACGCAACTGCTTGAACGCCTGTTGGCCGGCGAGCAAAAGGCCTACAAGGAACTGGTCGGCACCTACCAGAGCGCCATGCGCGCGGTGGCCTACGCCATTGTCGGCCAGCGCCACGCCGACGAAGTGGTGCAGGATGCCTGGCTGTCGGTGGTACGCAACCTGGCCGGTTTCCAGGGGCGTTCCAGCCTCAAGACCTGGCTGTTGACCATCACCGCCAACTCGGCGAAAAGCCGCTACAAACAGAACCGCCGGGAAGTCCTGCTGGATGACTTGCCGGCCCCCCACGGCACCATTGGCGACGAACGTTTTTCTTCCTCTGACGGTCACTGGCTGGTGGCGCCGTTCGCCTGGCACGCCGATACCCCGGAAGCCCTGCTGACCGAGGCCGAGCTGCGCGAATGCCTGGAGCACACCTTGCTGAGCCTGTCGGAACTGCAAGGCAGCGTGTTGACCCTGCGCGAGCGCCAGGGCCTGGAGCTGGAGGAGATCTGTAATCTTCTGGACATTTCCCTCTCCAATGTCCGGGTGCTGCTGCACCGGGCGCGGCTGAAGATTTTTGCCACGGTGGAGCACTTCGAGGAGACCGGCCAATGCTGA
- a CDS encoding anti-sigma factor family protein — MLTCKEQVARSSDYLDGQLSFRQRLIQRHHLLFCPNCRRFLRQMRLMQATLRKMPEAPVADVDALAERLAAERNRNA, encoded by the coding sequence ATGCTGACCTGCAAGGAACAAGTGGCACGCTCCAGCGACTATCTCGATGGTCAGCTGAGCTTTCGCCAGCGCCTGATCCAGCGCCATCACCTGTTGTTCTGCCCCAATTGCCGGCGTTTCCTGCGGCAGATGCGCCTGATGCAGGCCACCTTGCGCAAGATGCCGGAGGCGCCCGTCGCCGACGTCGACGCACTGGCCGAACGCCTGGCCGCCGAGCGCAACCGCAACGCCTGA
- a CDS encoding OprO/OprP family phosphate-selective porin encodes MIRKHFAGFAASALALAVTAQAFAGTVTTDGADIVVKTKGGLEVATTDKEFSFKLGGRLQADYSRFDGVYTKNGDSADAAYFRRAFLELSGVLYTDWAYTINYDFSHNTGDSDNGYFDEASLAYNGFKPVSIKVGRFDPDFGLEKATSSKWVTAPERNISYDMIDWANTHQNGMGLQASSTFADSFYASAGVFSKDTDDTDGDSVKQVNGRFVFAPMHDAGNVLHFGVNVASRDVSDTAFDSRYRTRMGMRGVETLGGNDAGTNGNRPVLGGSSTSPAGSYDRDTALGLEAAFAMGPASIQGEYITRKTKADSNAYEDIKGHGFYVQGAYTLTGESRGYKVGKFDAIKPANKAFGAWEVFYRYDSMTVEDDNITTASLTRDVGDAEVKVHNLGVNWYANEAVKISATYVKAKTDKVTNATAASGSTPAARTGDDDGDGFIVRAQYVF; translated from the coding sequence ATGATCCGTAAGCACTTCGCCGGTTTTGCCGCCAGCGCCCTGGCCCTGGCAGTTACCGCCCAGGCTTTCGCTGGCACCGTCACCACCGATGGCGCCGATATCGTAGTCAAGACCAAGGGCGGCCTTGAGGTTGCCACCACAGACAAAGAGTTCAGCTTCAAACTCGGTGGTCGCCTGCAAGCCGACTACAGCCGCTTCGACGGTGTCTACACCAAGAATGGTGACAGCGCCGACGCCGCTTACTTCCGTCGCGCGTTCCTCGAGCTGTCCGGCGTGCTGTACACCGACTGGGCCTACACCATCAACTACGACTTCTCCCACAACACCGGTGACTCCGATAACGGCTACTTCGACGAAGCCTCGCTGGCTTACAACGGCTTCAAGCCGGTGTCGATCAAGGTCGGTCGCTTCGACCCGGACTTCGGCCTGGAAAAAGCCACCAGCTCCAAGTGGGTCACCGCGCCGGAACGTAACATCTCCTACGACATGATCGACTGGGCCAACACTCACCAGAACGGCATGGGCCTGCAGGCTTCCAGCACCTTCGCCGACTCCTTCTATGCCTCGGCCGGCGTGTTCAGCAAGGACACCGACGACACCGACGGCGACAGCGTCAAGCAGGTCAACGGTCGCTTCGTCTTCGCCCCGATGCACGATGCCGGCAACGTCCTGCACTTCGGTGTGAACGTGGCTTCGCGCGATGTCTCCGACACCGCTTTCGACTCCCGTTATCGCACCCGTATGGGCATGCGTGGCGTCGAGACCCTGGGTGGTAACGATGCCGGTACCAACGGCAACCGTCCGGTGCTGGGCGGCAGCTCGACTTCGCCAGCCGGCTCCTACGACCGTGACACCGCTTTGGGTCTGGAAGCCGCGTTCGCCATGGGCCCGGCCTCGATCCAGGGTGAATACATCACCCGTAAGACCAAGGCTGATTCCAACGCCTACGAAGACATCAAGGGCCATGGCTTCTACGTGCAGGGCGCTTACACCCTGACCGGCGAATCCCGCGGCTACAAGGTTGGCAAGTTCGACGCCATCAAGCCGGCCAACAAAGCCTTCGGTGCCTGGGAAGTGTTCTATCGCTACGACAGCATGACCGTCGAAGACGACAACATCACCACTGCCAGCCTGACCCGCGACGTCGGCGATGCCGAAGTCAAGGTGCACAACCTGGGTGTGAACTGGTACGCCAACGAAGCGGTGAAAATCTCCGCCACCTACGTCAAGGCCAAGACCGACAAGGTCACCAACGCCACGGCCGCCAGCGGTTCGACTCCGGCCGCGCGTACCGGTGACGACGACGGCGACGGCTTCATCGTTCGCGCGCAGTACGTGTTCTGA
- a CDS encoding PAAR domain-containing protein has protein sequence MLSSARLGDKHVCPLPGHGTTPIASASGDISINFMGAARVGDTCSCGAVITTGFLSIILNGRPMAHLGSPTSHGGTIISGSPDTFGGFQFGGAAIQAIVDFAKLGAVRLDGSVDDQLMSELLADPQLEQRALLSGALVQPGNSSSTAPKEPLTPELIAVAGSQHDKSAGNQMMFIGQAVRELAEFKRSKPALTRTLMVFTPSYSETMLSAARESADAYGAGFIGVANVQELIDYLNQGKDRKQSPIEHLSLFSHGVPHRIAFGYQLAGDFQMSLDVLSYDKISPSAFASSAQIDSYACRTGMGNRSDFPVEDGIQFFPQTNESLAQLLANHLRIKVHAFVRRSDYKNTWGSFEERQLGKLCGISNNAAPGEEWCRKWGELKDERNESQDVLKFTYQTMGAINPVISGYTPIGAPGGHFEFSPK, from the coding sequence ATGCTCTCTTCTGCTCGACTGGGTGACAAACACGTCTGCCCACTTCCCGGTCATGGCACCACTCCAATTGCCTCTGCTTCTGGCGACATAAGCATCAACTTCATGGGCGCTGCCCGAGTTGGTGACACCTGCAGTTGTGGGGCGGTCATCACCACGGGGTTTCTCTCGATCATCCTGAATGGCCGCCCCATGGCCCACTTAGGGAGCCCGACCAGTCACGGTGGAACGATCATCTCAGGCAGCCCCGATACCTTCGGCGGCTTCCAGTTCGGCGGTGCGGCAATCCAGGCTATCGTTGACTTCGCCAAGCTTGGTGCCGTTCGCCTGGACGGCTCAGTGGATGATCAACTGATGTCTGAGCTGCTGGCCGACCCACAACTGGAGCAGCGCGCCTTGCTCTCGGGTGCTCTGGTGCAACCTGGCAATTCGTCCTCAACAGCCCCCAAGGAGCCGTTGACTCCCGAGCTAATAGCAGTCGCCGGTAGTCAGCACGACAAAAGCGCGGGCAACCAAATGATGTTCATCGGTCAAGCCGTGCGCGAGCTGGCCGAATTCAAACGCAGCAAGCCCGCCCTGACGCGGACGCTGATGGTGTTCACCCCGTCATACAGTGAAACAATGCTCAGTGCTGCACGCGAATCCGCCGACGCCTATGGTGCTGGCTTTATTGGCGTAGCCAACGTCCAGGAACTGATCGACTACCTGAACCAGGGCAAGGACCGCAAGCAATCACCCATCGAACACTTATCGCTGTTCAGCCACGGCGTGCCGCATCGGATTGCCTTCGGCTATCAGCTTGCCGGGGATTTCCAAATGTCCTTAGACGTACTGAGCTACGACAAGATTTCACCTTCGGCGTTTGCCAGTTCGGCGCAGATCGACAGCTACGCCTGTAGGACCGGTATGGGCAATCGGTCGGACTTCCCTGTCGAAGATGGCATCCAGTTCTTTCCACAGACCAACGAAAGTCTGGCGCAGTTGCTGGCCAACCACCTGCGAATCAAGGTGCATGCCTTTGTTCGACGTTCAGACTACAAGAACACCTGGGGTTCGTTCGAGGAACGCCAGCTGGGTAAGCTGTGCGGCATCAGCAATAACGCAGCCCCCGGAGAAGAGTGGTGCAGGAAGTGGGGTGAACTGAAAGATGAACGAAATGAAAGCCAAGACGTGCTGAAATTCACCTATCAGACCATGGGGGCTATTAATCCTGTGATCTCAGGCTACACGCCCATTGGCGCACCGGGAGGCCACTTTGAATTTTCGCCAAAATAA